A stretch of DNA from Candidatus Gastranaerophilales bacterium:
AAATTTTTTAGTTAAACCCGAATATTTATACGAATAGAGTTATAACAACATCGGTAACGCCAATTACACATTAAATACAAAATACGTTTAATTTCCATTAAGTGTTCTGTCATGCTTTTTCGCCTCGTCTAGTTACTTTTAACAACCACATTTTTTTAATTCCATTCTTACGATTGTAGCAGTTATTTCGCAAATGTCAATAAATGTGCTTTTTACACTTAATAAAACTTAATGGGTAAATTGAAAATACTTTACTTTTCTGATTTTTTGCTTAGGAAATTTTTATTGATTGTTTTATAAAATCACAAAACCCCACTTTATTTGTGGGGTTAAAGTTTGCCTAAGGCAGAGTTCGCACATCAAACAAGGTGAAGAATGAACCGTAGTTTGATGGGTGCCACTCTTGATTTTTAGCGTAAGCGTGAAAAATCAAGACAGGTAAACCGGCTTGCCGGTGAGGGTTAACGGATATTAAAAAACCTCACTTTATAAGTGAGGTTTAAATTTGCCTAAGGCCGGAATCGAACCGGCACGTGGGGTGAACCACGGTAGATTTTGAGTCTACTGCGTCTACCAATTTCGCCACTCAGGCATGATTATTTAATTTTCAAATATGGGGGGCTGTCTTGGATTATTCGGGTACGCATAGCCTGCCATTTCGCTTCAACATTTTTCTTACGAAAAAGTTTCCACTGCATTCGGCTATTTGCTCTTACGGGACTAGTCTTGCTTCGCAAGCCGTCGCCCTACCGAAAATCCGCTCGCCACTCAGGCATGATTATTTAGTTTTCAAATATGGGGGCTGTCTTGGAGCCGTTACTGTTCTCTTATACTATACTAAAAATATTTTTTTACAAGTGCTTAAAGCAACTGCAAAAGACCCGCTCAAAACAGCGGCAGCCTTTGTTGGAAGCTGTAACAATTTTATCTTGTTAAATAAGTTCTCCATCGATTGACACTGTATAATCTTTCACCAAAATATACTTGCCTGCTTGTTCCAATGCCCTTTTTACGATAACTTCCACACCACCGCAGCATGGTACCTCCATATGCACCAGGGTTATTGATTGAATATCCTGTTTTTCAAATATATCCGCAAGTTTTTCGATATATAAATTAATATCAGTATCAAGCTTAGGGCAAAGCATCATAAGTACTTTATTTTTTAAAAATTTAGAGTGAAAATTTGCATACGCAAAAGCAGTACAATCTGCAGCTATTATCAAATCAGCTTTAGCCAAATAAGGGGCGTTAGGATTTAGCAGTTTAAGCTGTATAGGCCAGTTATTCAGCTCTGATTGCATTACGACATCTGCATTCGGGGCAGTATTATCTGTTTTATGCCTTAAATCCTTCTGCATCATCCCGGGGCAGCCTTGAAAAGGTTTGTCTTCAAGCGGAGGAACTTCAATATTTGCCTGCTTAAGAGCATCTATCGCCTGTTCAAACAGCTTATTTTCCCCATGTTCTTTGAGGTGTTTAAGATGCGCAATAATAACATTTTTTCCGCCTGCAATAATATTTTCCATAACTTTATATTCATCATAAGGTTCGGCTTCACGCTCCTCTACATGCATAGCATCTTGCGGACAAGCCTTTATACAAGCGCCAAGACCATCACAAAACAAATCACTTACCAGTCTTGCTTTGCCGTCTATAATTTGCAGCGCACCTTCCGGACAATCAGGAACACAAGCCCCGCAGCCGTTACATTTTTCTTCATTTATTGTAATAATATTTCGCTTCATAAATTCCTCCTTGTACTAAAACGAAAAATCAGATATCTTATGGGTTTTCATATAAGAAATAAATTCATTATTCAACCGTGTAAGTAAATCATCCATAATGCAGTCCGAACAATCATTTGAATTAGAGTTAGAATTAAACAAACAATTGTTTATTTTAACCCTGCCTTCAATAATTTCATATACCTCAAGAAACGAAATATTTCGTTTCCTCGGAACTATTAAAAATCCACCTTTAGGACCTTTAGAAGAGGTGATAATTCCTTCTTTTACAAGCCTTTGCAAGACTTTAGAAAGATGATTTTCGGATATATCGAATTTTTTTGCAATTTCTTTAAGCGAAGATACTTTTTCTTTTCTTCCAGCTATATATATTAGAGAGTGTAATGCTATTGCTGATGCCTCAGTCATTTTAAGCATTTTTATTTCCTTTTGTTAAATTAGTATATTAGTACTATAATACCAATTTAATAAATTGTCAAGTCTTCTATTGATTAAAGTAAATAATGCTGCCGTTTAAACAACTTTAAAACGTCTGTTCACTATAGGTTTCATTTCTTCAAGAGCAGCTTCCTCATTAATGTACAGCTGAAAGCATTTATCCAATTCCAATAAGTTAAAAATACAGTGATTGACGGGGCTAAGGTTATAAAAAACTATTGTACGCTCAGGGGTCAGAGTTTTTAATTTTTGCAAAAATTTTATCGTACTGTTATTCAAGCATCTTAAATATTCGGTATTTATCATTAAGTTTTTATCACATTTAGCATGCTTAATCCTAAGGAACAGCAGCTGAAACGCAAGTAAATTCCCAATATTTGTATTCAGGTCTAATATCAAATTCCCGTCTTTATAGCGAAGACGCTTAGAATTATCCATAATTCTCCTAACACACATCCTATGATATAATAATAACGGTGTTTTTGCTTTTTTAATATTAAACGGAATATAGAAATTTCTCTAACTCAAGTCGTAGATTTAGTCTTTTTTATCAGACCAAATTTGATACAAATTTTGTGAGTACGTTTTTGCTTTTTTGTAGTAATCATCGCTAATTAAACTGTTAAATATTTCGCTGCGCTCACCTGAATAGTTTCCAAGCGCTATGGCATACTTTGAAAGCTCTTCTTTAGATAATCCGGACGCATAAGCCTTTGTTTTGGCATCCGTACCTGAAGGCCTTATTTCCACGTATTTATCCGCAAAAACCAGATAAGAACCGTCGCCTGTAAATTTAATATCTTCAAGAGCGGAAAAATCCAGCTCCTTAAACACATCCTGCAAAATTTTTCTAACCTGCCCAATGTTTATCAAGCCGTCAAATTTCGCCAAAGCCAGAGTAAGGTAAAAAAGGTCATTTTTCGTACGTTTTGCTTCACCTTCTTTTTTGGAAAGTTTTAATTTTTCAATATTGCTTTCACTTTCGTTGTAGTAGCTTATATCTTCTCTGACGTCAAATTTGCCCGTGATTTTATTTTCTTCAAACACTTCTTTTAAGTTATCGGAAAGGGTCTTACCTTGTTTTTCCAAAGAAGCAACTAACGCAGAGGCTACAATAATGGCTTCTGCAGCGCTTTTTTCTCTCATGGCAAGGGCGGTTCTGCCATTTTTGCTTTTTATAAGCTTTTCCGGTCCTATTATCATACCGCCTGATTCTTCACCGCCAAAGATTAATCTCGGGTTGACTCCCAACTCAATCTTTTCATTGAAAACATCGGTTATTGTTACGGGTTTATTTTCGGCAATCTGTTTTTCCGCCTTTTTAAGAACATTGGCGATTTCTTTAAATCCTACGGGAACATTCACAACTTTTACGCCGTTATTTGCAGCCCATTCATCCCAGGAAAGGGCAGAGGCTGTTGTTTTTATAATAAACCTGGGATGGTTATCAAACTTCCCTGCATTTTGCAGCTGTTTTGCCCAAAAATCCATCAGCATTAAAAACCCCTGATTGGCAGTATAAACACAAAGTATTCTTCCCTGTGAAAGTTCGGTAAAATCTACTCCCAAAGCTTTTAGCGCAGGGATATTTTCACTGCTTTCTATTTGAGTAACAGTAAGCCTGTCATGGTCGGGGTCTGTAATTAAAACAACTGTTCCCAAGGGTTTATCCGCCAAAACCTTACCGTAATTAAGGCTCTTAATAACGGGCATAAAAGGTTTGTTGTTTTCATCTTTTGCCACAACCGTTGCATCTACCGAATAATCATAAAAAGTCTTGTTGCCTTTAGGGTCGTGGTCATATTTACCTATAGAGTGGAAAAACGGGGATTCTTCCTTATGCAGCCATTCAAAATTATCCGCAATATTAAGCTCTTTCAGGATTTTGCTTAACGTATGATATGCGCTTCCGCCTACATTTTCAATAATAACTTTATTTTTAAGGGTTGAAATCTCTTCAAGATTATTAAGGGTTGCAACGCTGTCTTTTAAATATTCAACATAAAGCGCTGCGCCGTTATCAAGCTCTTTCATTAATTTTTCGTCAATATTAGGGTTATCGGCGGAAGAAAATTTAATAACATATTGTCCGTTTTTTTCTGTTTCGTTAAAAATTTCTTTGATTTTATTAACGAATTCCATTGATTCTTCCGGCAAATATTGACTGCCCTGGTCATTCAAGTCTTTTGTAGCGTTTTTTACGCTTATACCGTGGCTTGAAGTAATATATTCACCGCCAAGCAAGTCCAGTTTAAAAGCCAAAAACGATGCCATCCAAATAGGTATAGCGGCTTTATCTACGGGAATATGGGTTTTAATTCCAAACTGCGCCTGTAATCTGGATATAATATCGAGGTATTCTATTGTGTTGTAGCGGACTTCGCCTCCTAAAATTTTATGCAGTTCTCCGTCAGGATGCTTTTGCAGTGCGCTAAGAGCTTTGCCGATTGTAGCAAGCATTATGCCCGCTTTGTTAATCGGAAATCTTGTATCCTGCGGATACAAAATATTTTGAGGTCCTCTTATGCCGGCGGTTGAAACCTTCGCTTCTTTTTCATAATTTTCAAACCATTCGCCCAGTCCTAACCCTGCGGGGTTTAATTGTGCGTCATATTTTTCCAGATGTTCTTTTTTTAGAACAAATTCAAACGCTTCGGGGTTTCTTATATCAAACAATTCATCTTTTTTAATGTATTCAGGCGTATTAGCTTCAACCTGTAAAAATAATTCCTTTTCAAGTTCACAATGCGGAGTTTTACCGTTAAAATTTTCCATTCTTAATCCTTTTCAATAGTATATCTTTCGCCGTCCACAGAATAAATAACGCTTAATTTCGGCGTTGTACCTCTTGCTTTCAGGGTTTTTATTTCGTAAACTTCACCGGGCTGCAAAACCAATGCTTCTTCCAGTTCGGTATTTTTGGAATATCTTGCCCCCTCCATATCAGCGCCTCTGTTTCCGCAAAAATTACCTACAACAACAAAAGGAACAGCGATTACACTAATTATTGCGGAGATAAACAATGTGGGTATTGCAAGCGCAAGACCTGTACCCAAGACTACCATAGTTTGCTTAATAGCGGTTCTCCTTACCGAAAAATAAGCGGCTTTACCTGAAACAACATCGTGCAGCGCTATAGTTTCAAGCGTTACCGGAGCAGAAGAAGAATTTTTTATCTTATAAACTTCGCCAACATAAGTTTTGGATAAGCGGCTGTGCAAATGATGTGATTTCTTTTGTATTTGCAGATTATCTGTTTCTGATATTGCCAAGCCCGGCAAAGCTATGTAAAAATTTAAAATTAAAACCAAAAAAACTGCAAATATCTTTTTCATACAACAATTCTCCTTTATTTAAAATTGTAACATAAGAAAAAGCCTTGTTTGTTAAAAATAACAAAAAAATTTTTTCAGCAAATTTATAATGTGTATGAAAATTATACCGTTAAACACATGTTATAAAAATTCTCCGGTTTTTGGCTCCAATGCAAGGGGAGTATACGATGAAACCGGACAAATTGTTCATCGTAATACAACCTGTTTTTTCAGAAATGATTTAGAATGGGCGCAGCTTGTAAAACTTTTGGACCAAAAATACAAAGATGTACCAAAAGTCAATGTTTATTGTTATGCCTGCTCTGACGGTTCAGAGCCTTATTCTTTGGCTATGCTGCTTTTAGAAAAACTCGGACCTAAAAAAGCGGAGAAATTCTTTCCTATTATTGCCGTAGATTATGACGCAAAAATTCTGGAACAAACTGAGGAAGGTATTATAGAAGGAACATGTGATGATGAAAAAAATATTAATAAAGCAACATCAAATAATCTTGGCGCATATTTAAATCAGGCAAAACCGTCGGACGGAAAAAATTGTATTTTTAAAGTCAGAAAAGAATTAAAAGACAAAGTCCGGTTTCACACGGGAGACGTCCACAAAGACATAGATAATTTGGAACAAAATAACAGTGTTTTGATGCTGCGCAATGTTTGGCCTTATTTCCCCGG
This window harbors:
- a CDS encoding 4Fe-4S binding protein; amino-acid sequence: MKRNIITINEEKCNGCGACVPDCPEGALQIIDGKARLVSDLFCDGLGACIKACPQDAMHVEEREAEPYDEYKVMENIIAGGKNVIIAHLKHLKEHGENKLFEQAIDALKQANIEVPPLEDKPFQGCPGMMQKDLRHKTDNTAPNADVVMQSELNNWPIQLKLLNPNAPYLAKADLIIAADCTAFAYANFHSKFLKNKVLMMLCPKLDTDINLYIEKLADIFEKQDIQSITLVHMEVPCCGGVEVIVKRALEQAGKYILVKDYTVSIDGELI
- a CDS encoding Rrf2 family transcriptional regulator, whose translation is MLKMTEASAIALHSLIYIAGRKEKVSSLKEIAKKFDISENHLSKVLQRLVKEGIITSSKGPKGGFLIVPRKRNISFLEVYEIIEGRVKINNCLFNSNSNSNDCSDCIMDDLLTRLNNEFISYMKTHKISDFSF